In Aerococcus loyolae, a genomic segment contains:
- the dinB gene encoding DNA polymerase IV, whose product MRRIGVLEFREPKIDPSRKILHVDMDAFYASIEQRDHPHLRGKPVIIAQHPKENSGKGVVATASYEARKFGVHSAMSASEAYRLCPQAYFVKGNKDYYRKVGEDVRDIFREYTDIIEPLSIDEAFLDVTNNHYQLLYAMDVAERIQKDIYHKLGITCSIGVSYNKFIAKLASDFHKPHGMTIITPKRALAFLEELPIEKFYGIGKRTSEKMHELNIYKGKDLKQLSQEDCIKYFGKAGIVLYERVRGVDDRPVKARTNRKSNGTETTLYPFLYHDDQVNEVLRHLAQKVANSLQDKNIQGQTVTLKFRYGNFETTTRQRALKDPINSYDDIYFHAQDLWEQYGDVSQGVRLLGITLSDLLTVDFENIRLPLY is encoded by the coding sequence ATGCGTCGTATTGGTGTTTTAGAATTTAGGGAGCCTAAAATCGATCCGTCAAGAAAAATTCTTCACGTGGATATGGATGCCTTCTATGCTTCAATTGAACAACGTGATCATCCCCATCTTCGGGGTAAACCGGTCATCATAGCCCAGCATCCTAAAGAAAACAGTGGCAAGGGTGTAGTGGCCACGGCGAGCTATGAAGCGCGAAAATTTGGCGTGCATTCTGCTATGAGTGCTAGTGAAGCCTACCGCCTATGTCCCCAAGCTTACTTTGTGAAGGGCAATAAAGATTATTACCGCAAAGTCGGTGAAGATGTCCGTGATATTTTTCGAGAATATACTGATATTATTGAACCTCTTTCTATCGATGAAGCTTTTCTGGATGTGACTAATAACCATTACCAACTCCTCTATGCCATGGATGTGGCAGAGCGGATTCAAAAGGATATCTATCATAAACTGGGCATCACCTGTAGTATTGGGGTATCCTATAATAAATTTATCGCAAAATTAGCCTCTGATTTTCATAAACCGCATGGCATGACCATCATTACGCCAAAACGGGCGCTTGCTTTTTTAGAAGAACTTCCCATTGAAAAGTTTTACGGTATTGGTAAGCGCACCAGTGAAAAAATGCATGAGTTAAATATTTATAAGGGAAAAGATCTCAAGCAATTGTCCCAAGAGGATTGTATTAAATATTTCGGTAAGGCGGGCATTGTCCTATACGAGCGGGTTAGGGGAGTGGATGACCGTCCCGTTAAAGCACGGACCAATCGTAAGTCCAATGGCACGGAAACGACCCTATATCCCTTTCTTTACCATGATGACCAAGTTAATGAAGTCTTAAGACATCTTGCCCAGAAGGTAGCTAATAGCCTGCAAGACAAAAATATCCAAGGGCAAACAGTGACTTTGAAATTCCGCTATGGCAATTTTGAAACCACCACCCGCCAGCGGGCCTTGAAGGATCCGATTAATTCTTATGATGATATTTATTTTCATGCCCAAGACTTGTGGGAACAATATGGTGATGTTAGCCAAGGGGTTCGATTACTAGGTATAACCTTGAGTGATTTATTAACCGTGGATTTTGAAAATATCCGGCTACCCTTGTATTAG
- the tgt gene encoding tRNA guanosine(34) transglycosylase Tgt, with amino-acid sequence MPALTYELIKTEKHTGARLGRVTTPHGSFETPIFMPVGTLATVKGLSPEELKDLGAEIILSNTYHLWLRPGDDIVKEAGGLHQFMNWNRPILTDSGGFQVFSLTKIRRLEEEGVYFRSHLNGHRLFLSPEKAISIENNLGADIIMSLDECPPFDASYDYMKNSINRTTRWAERGLAAHQRPEDQALFGIIQGGGYKDLRLQHAQDLINLDFPGYSIGGLSVGESKEEMYEVLDYLTPVMPSHKPRYLMGVGSPDALIEGAIRGIDMFDCVLATRIARNGTCMTSRGRLVVKNATFKRDFRPLDEACSCYTCQNYSRAYIRHLIHTNEILGARLTSIHNLHFLTDLMANVRQAIRDDNLLDFKADFFERYGLNKKNPKNF; translated from the coding sequence ATGCCAGCACTTACTTATGAATTAATCAAAACGGAAAAACACACCGGTGCTCGCTTAGGGCGGGTGACCACGCCGCATGGGTCATTTGAAACACCTATTTTCATGCCAGTCGGAACCCTAGCCACAGTCAAGGGGCTGTCTCCTGAAGAGCTGAAAGACCTAGGAGCAGAAATCATTCTTTCTAACACCTACCATTTGTGGTTGCGTCCGGGAGATGATATCGTAAAAGAAGCTGGCGGTCTACACCAATTTATGAATTGGAACCGGCCTATCTTAACTGATTCTGGCGGCTTTCAGGTCTTCTCACTAACTAAGATCCGCCGCTTGGAAGAGGAAGGGGTCTATTTTAGAAGCCACCTGAACGGGCACCGGCTTTTCTTAAGCCCAGAAAAAGCGATTTCTATTGAAAATAACTTAGGCGCAGACATCATTATGAGTCTGGACGAATGTCCGCCATTTGATGCTTCTTATGATTATATGAAGAATAGTATTAATCGTACGACCCGTTGGGCTGAGCGGGGCTTAGCGGCCCACCAGCGTCCGGAAGACCAAGCCCTGTTTGGAATTATCCAGGGGGGCGGCTATAAGGACTTAAGACTACAGCATGCCCAGGATTTAATTAATCTCGATTTTCCGGGTTATTCAATTGGGGGACTATCAGTAGGTGAGTCTAAGGAGGAAATGTACGAAGTCCTTGACTACCTGACACCAGTTATGCCTAGTCATAAACCCCGTTACCTGATGGGAGTGGGCAGTCCAGATGCATTGATTGAGGGAGCCATTCGCGGGATAGATATGTTTGACTGTGTCCTTGCGACCCGGATCGCTCGCAATGGGACCTGCATGACCAGTCGGGGACGCTTAGTGGTTAAGAATGCCACCTTCAAACGTGATTTCAGACCTTTGGATGAAGCTTGTTCCTGCTATACCTGTCAAAATTATAGTCGGGCCTATATCAGACACTTGATCCACACTAATGAGATCTTAGGAGCGCGGTTGACCAGTATTCATAACTTGCACTTCTTGACCGATCTCATGGCCAATGTCCGTCAAGCCATTCGTGATGATAACTTGCTTGATTTCAAGGCAGATTTCTTTGAACGCTATGGCTTAAACAAGAAAAACCCTAAGAATTTTTAG
- a CDS encoding post-transcriptional regulator, producing MKKTNNSLSKWQSLLIQPLCQKKAREFKRAGYPKISRQDVEKYFTDFAWKHQLPASYQERKQAIKQLTINQYFDYLQLEATVYDVPSLDHIDIQSLL from the coding sequence GTGAAGAAGACGAACAATAGCTTGTCCAAATGGCAAAGTTTATTAATTCAGCCGCTTTGTCAAAAGAAGGCGCGCGAGTTTAAACGAGCGGGTTATCCGAAAATCAGCCGTCAAGATGTCGAAAAATATTTTACTGACTTTGCTTGGAAACACCAATTGCCGGCTTCTTACCAGGAACGTAAGCAAGCCATTAAGCAACTGACGATTAATCAATATTTTGATTACTTGCAATTGGAGGCAACGGTCTATGATGTCCCTTCATTAGACCACATCGATATCCAAAGTCTATTGTAA
- the yajC gene encoding preprotein translocase subunit YajC — translation MVSILLYIVIIGAMMYFLMIRPAKKQQEQKKQMMDSLTVGDEVVMISGLHGVVSEIDEANNTVTLDVEGVFLVFERASVAQIKNHQAGTGQTPTQEEDVQADSNDDETVDVVTTDEDTILIKDEDEQ, via the coding sequence ATGGTAAGTATTTTATTATATATTGTGATTATTGGTGCGATGATGTATTTCTTAATGATTCGTCCTGCCAAGAAGCAACAAGAACAAAAGAAACAAATGATGGATAGTTTAACTGTTGGTGATGAAGTGGTGATGATTTCAGGTTTGCACGGGGTAGTCTCTGAAATTGATGAAGCTAATAATACAGTAACTCTAGACGTTGAGGGCGTTTTCTTAGTTTTTGAACGCGCTAGTGTGGCTCAAATTAAAAACCATCAAGCGGGTACTGGCCAAACTCCGACCCAAGAAGAAGATGTTCAAGCGGACAGTAATGACGATGAAACGGTTGATGTGGTGACTACTGATGAAGATACGATCCTAATCAAGGATGAGGATGAGCAATAA
- the zwf gene encoding glucose-6-phosphate dehydrogenase: MDQQVSGIIVLFGASGDLAQRKLYPSLFHLYQQGWLSQRFALIGTSRRPWTDAHYHEIIVESIINYTKDDSLRAVASEFAKHFYYISNDASQTEDYILLKDKMLDLQKQYQTDKNFLYYLSIAPSLFEITSHHLKKTGIIDIPGNHRVILEKPFGVDLVSAQSLNQALNISFAESDIYRIDHYVGKESVLNIWATRQYNPFFEAIWNHNYIDHFQVTLSEDLPVGSRGGYYDQTGALLDMFQNHILQVISFVGMDLPSSQDDLHPKKEAFLREIPSFDLESVQTNIVRGQYGQAEDGSELAYRDLEGVSEDSSTETFVAGKFRINNDRWQGTPFYFRTGKALSSGKYTTVEAVLKDNLSTCDSPNRMTFVITPEYGLEVSMNQKAFKGGFKPQTMRMLPDKEILESRVASESYEILIYYAFLGNQMLFTTWEELKEQWRIADSIKDAWSQLDPPAFPNYPAMTKGPEAAKDLIESDGRRWINPQY, encoded by the coding sequence ATGGACCAACAAGTTTCGGGAATCATTGTCCTCTTCGGGGCATCCGGTGACCTCGCCCAACGGAAATTATATCCCTCTTTATTTCACCTCTACCAACAAGGCTGGCTAAGCCAGCGTTTTGCCTTGATCGGCACTTCTCGTCGCCCTTGGACAGATGCACATTATCATGAGATCATCGTTGAATCAATTATTAACTACACCAAGGACGATAGTTTGAGAGCAGTGGCTAGTGAATTTGCCAAGCATTTTTATTATATCTCAAATGATGCTTCACAAACAGAGGATTATATCCTACTCAAGGACAAAATGCTAGACCTGCAAAAGCAATATCAAACTGATAAGAACTTTCTCTATTACTTATCCATTGCCCCTAGTCTCTTTGAGATCACTTCACACCACTTAAAGAAAACCGGAATTATCGATATTCCTGGTAACCATCGGGTGATTTTAGAAAAGCCCTTTGGCGTTGACCTGGTTTCTGCCCAGTCACTCAATCAGGCCCTTAATATCTCCTTTGCAGAAAGTGATATTTACCGGATTGACCACTATGTTGGCAAGGAAAGTGTCCTAAATATTTGGGCAACCCGCCAATATAATCCCTTTTTCGAAGCCATCTGGAACCACAACTACATTGACCACTTCCAAGTCACCCTGTCAGAAGATTTACCAGTTGGTAGTCGGGGGGGGTATTATGACCAAACTGGAGCCCTCTTAGATATGTTCCAAAACCATATCCTACAAGTGATCTCCTTTGTAGGCATGGACTTACCCAGCTCTCAAGACGACCTCCATCCTAAGAAAGAAGCCTTTTTAAGAGAAATTCCTTCTTTTGACCTCGAAAGCGTCCAAACTAATATTGTCCGGGGACAATATGGCCAAGCAGAAGATGGCAGTGAACTGGCCTATCGCGACCTGGAAGGCGTTAGTGAAGACAGTAGTACCGAAACCTTTGTCGCTGGTAAGTTCCGTATCAACAATGACCGCTGGCAGGGAACCCCCTTTTATTTCCGAACGGGTAAGGCACTCAGCAGTGGGAAATATACCACAGTTGAAGCGGTCCTCAAGGATAACTTGTCAACCTGCGATTCGCCTAACCGGATGACCTTTGTGATTACCCCTGAATACGGCTTAGAGGTCTCCATGAATCAAAAAGCCTTTAAAGGCGGCTTTAAACCGCAAACTATGCGCATGCTCCCCGATAAGGAAATCCTCGAATCTCGGGTAGCCAGTGAATCCTACGAAATTCTTATCTACTACGCCTTCCTTGGTAATCAAATGCTATTTACGACCTGGGAGGAGCTCAAAGAACAATGGCGGATCGCCGACTCCATTAAGGATGCCTGGTCACAACTTGATCCCCCAGCCTTCCCTAACTACCCAGCCATGACCAAAGGCCCCGAAGCTGCCAAAGACCTCATCGAAAGCGACGGCCGCCGCTGGATCAACCCACAATACTAA
- a CDS encoding IS1182 family transposase, with protein MYIQYNMNQTTLPLELSACIDPDHIVFSIYNFIESLDEKYFESFSTQDGRPAYHPKPLIMALLYAYSKGVFSGRKIEELMVENLPMQWLVAQQVISYRTINRFRSSENCRSLLENLFVEFTTQLKLEKLIHLENCFIDGTKIEANANKYSFVWKKATEKYAERLKVTSREYYFNEIQPMVDAGIQYDENLDLEETMLQEISKVLKEEIDKLTEDIEETPVKGPDQRKQERRRLKKHYRKVSQDFLPRKQKYAKQFETFNGRNSYSKTDPDATFMRMKDDHMMNGQLKAGYNIQVATENQFVLHYDIFHNPTDTRTLQPFVESFPNSPKCIVADAGYGSEENLTYLDNHKINHLIKYNRFDKEQKKKHKKSAKNMDNWSYDKQSNTFTHPDGTVYFFSHLQKRKNKMSGYISEIQVYKPLDPENAPQKALYYNKNYQELKNIETQKLLSEEGSRLFSKRKIDVEPVFGQIKAILGFTRFNLRGKTKVKTDVGLAFMANNLKKYSKIKARK; from the coding sequence ATGTACATACAATATAACATGAATCAAACAACACTTCCACTAGAATTATCTGCATGTATCGATCCAGATCATATTGTATTTTCAATCTATAATTTTATTGAGTCTCTGGATGAAAAATACTTTGAAAGCTTCAGTACGCAGGACGGCCGCCCTGCCTATCATCCAAAGCCTTTAATCATGGCACTTCTATATGCTTATAGTAAAGGCGTATTTAGCGGAAGAAAAATAGAGGAACTGATGGTTGAAAATTTACCCATGCAGTGGCTAGTCGCTCAACAAGTTATTAGCTATCGAACGATTAATCGCTTCCGTTCTTCAGAAAATTGCAGATCTTTATTAGAAAATCTATTCGTTGAGTTTACCACTCAGTTAAAGTTAGAGAAATTAATTCATTTAGAAAATTGCTTTATCGATGGAACTAAAATTGAAGCGAATGCCAATAAATATTCTTTTGTTTGGAAAAAGGCAACTGAAAAATATGCAGAACGATTAAAAGTGACCTCACGTGAATATTACTTTAATGAAATTCAACCGATGGTTGATGCCGGCATCCAATATGATGAAAATTTAGATCTAGAAGAAACGATGCTTCAAGAGATATCTAAAGTGCTTAAGGAAGAAATCGATAAACTCACTGAAGATATTGAGGAAACTCCTGTAAAAGGGCCGGATCAACGTAAACAAGAACGTCGTCGTTTGAAAAAACATTACCGTAAAGTGAGTCAAGATTTTCTACCTCGCAAACAAAAGTATGCCAAACAGTTTGAAACATTTAACGGAAGAAATAGCTATTCAAAAACAGATCCTGATGCTACGTTCATGCGAATGAAAGATGACCATATGATGAATGGGCAATTGAAAGCGGGATATAATATCCAAGTAGCGACTGAAAACCAATTTGTCCTTCATTATGATATTTTCCACAATCCGACGGATACGCGGACTTTACAACCCTTTGTTGAAAGTTTTCCTAATTCCCCGAAATGCATTGTAGCTGATGCTGGTTATGGTAGCGAAGAAAACCTTACTTATTTAGATAACCATAAAATTAACCATTTGATTAAATACAATCGGTTTGATAAAGAGCAGAAAAAGAAACATAAAAAATCAGCTAAAAATATGGATAATTGGAGTTACGATAAGCAAAGTAATACTTTCACACATCCTGATGGCACGGTTTATTTCTTTAGTCATCTCCAAAAACGAAAAAATAAAATGAGTGGTTATATTTCTGAAATTCAGGTTTATAAGCCTTTGGATCCAGAAAATGCGCCGCAAAAGGCGCTTTACTATAATAAAAACTATCAGGAATTAAAGAATATAGAAACACAGAAGCTTTTATCTGAAGAAGGATCTAGGCTCTTTTCCAAACGGAAAATTGACGTTGAACCAGTTTTTGGCCAGATAAAGGCTATTTTAGGGTTCACTCGATTTAACCTCAGAGGGAAAACAAAGGTTAAAACTGATGTTGGATTGGCCTTCATGGCCAATAATTTGAAAAAATATAGCAAAATAAAAGCAAGAAAATAA
- a CDS encoding DRTGG domain-containing protein, whose amino-acid sequence MTTKHEQVIQYIKDLPIDHSISVRSLARNLDVSQGTAYRGIKEAENRGLVQTIDRVGTVRVEEAESPKYQAMSVKEVVSLTNAKVFGGAEGLDYMIRDFIIGAMKVSSIASYLKPNLLMITGNRDNVQELALSHDVPVIISGGFSPSQRMVDLANQRQIPLLGVSFDSYSTVKIINKVLVERAIQQNIVLVEDIYVPLDRVKFLFQDDKVSRYRQLNEESNHTRFPVLNHNYEVVGVIAAKDILDANADTPIVEVMTPSPLVAKLKMSVASITQLMLWDNLEMAPVVDDQGKLVGIMSRQDVLYTMQFNENAAYKDYRLEILLNDKLKRAASDRSELFYTFQSDGSFANHLGTLSESLLATLINVATCRYVKDAIGELAIIESMNYYYFAAVDCDKSIQIYPEMLYHSRQNCKISIKVYYQQLNIAQAIISVNLFRQ is encoded by the coding sequence ATGACAACCAAGCATGAACAAGTAATTCAATATATTAAAGACCTCCCCATCGACCACAGTATTTCGGTCAGGAGCCTGGCACGCAACCTGGACGTGTCCCAAGGAACAGCCTACCGGGGAATTAAGGAGGCGGAAAACCGCGGCCTAGTTCAAACCATAGACCGGGTAGGGACAGTCCGGGTTGAAGAGGCGGAAAGTCCTAAATACCAAGCTATGTCAGTAAAAGAAGTGGTTTCCTTGACCAATGCTAAGGTCTTTGGTGGGGCAGAAGGTTTGGACTATATGATCCGAGACTTTATTATTGGGGCTATGAAGGTCTCATCGATTGCTAGCTATTTGAAACCGAACCTCTTGATGATTACGGGAAACCGGGATAATGTCCAAGAACTGGCCTTATCCCATGATGTCCCTGTCATTATTTCTGGGGGCTTCAGCCCGAGTCAAAGGATGGTCGACTTGGCTAACCAACGTCAGATCCCTCTGCTTGGCGTGAGCTTCGACTCCTATTCGACGGTTAAGATAATTAACAAGGTCCTGGTGGAGCGGGCGATTCAACAAAATATTGTCCTGGTCGAAGATATTTATGTCCCCTTAGACCGGGTCAAGTTCCTCTTCCAAGACGACAAGGTGAGCCGCTACCGGCAGTTGAATGAAGAGTCTAACCATACCCGTTTTCCTGTCCTCAACCATAACTATGAGGTGGTGGGGGTCATTGCAGCTAAGGATATTCTCGATGCCAATGCGGATACGCCCATTGTTGAAGTCATGACCCCTTCGCCCTTGGTAGCTAAATTAAAAATGAGTGTGGCCAGTATCACCCAGCTTATGCTGTGGGATAATTTAGAAATGGCTCCCGTGGTAGATGACCAGGGTAAGTTAGTGGGAATTATGTCCCGGCAAGATGTCCTTTATACCATGCAGTTTAACGAAAACGCTGCCTACAAAGATTACCGCTTAGAGATTCTATTAAACGATAAGCTCAAACGTGCGGCTAGTGACCGGTCGGAATTATTTTATACCTTCCAAAGTGATGGGTCTTTTGCTAACCACCTGGGGACCCTATCGGAGAGTCTTCTAGCCACCCTGATCAATGTGGCCACTTGTCGCTATGTGAAAGACGCTATCGGGGAGTTAGCCATTATTGAATCGATGAATTACTATTACTTTGCCGCTGTTGACTGCGACAAATCCATTCAAATCTATCCTGAAATGCTTTATCATAGTAGACAAAATTGTAAGATAAGTATTAAAGTCTACTACCAACAATTAAATATTGCCCAAGCTATTATATCCGTCAACCTATTTAGACAGTAA
- a CDS encoding DHH family phosphoesterase has protein sequence MISDIIQAIKDYETIIIHRHVNPDPDALGSQMGLKSVLEATFPEKKIYVAGENEPSLANFGQMDDIPDELYSEALVIINDTANTERIDDQRYQGAKMVIKVDHHPNHDSYGDINYVLPEASAASEIWADILLSHPETFTMTDQGAEYLFLGIVGDTGRFLYDNTSVKTMAIATELRKYDFPASERMQASLTETMGQARLKGYVLENFKLSEDGLVNAVFISQKVLKDLGVTEAESHNIVQTPGSVQGVLAWVIFVEKADGSMRCRIRSKGPAINQIAQAHEGGGHAKASGANAYSKEECQAIVAELNEAARNYLKEKGNEE, from the coding sequence ATGATTAGTGATATCATTCAAGCCATTAAAGACTATGAAACGATAATTATCCACCGCCATGTTAATCCAGACCCAGATGCCTTGGGGTCGCAGATGGGATTGAAATCCGTCTTAGAGGCGACTTTTCCTGAGAAAAAGATCTATGTAGCTGGAGAAAATGAACCTTCTCTAGCCAACTTTGGCCAAATGGATGATATCCCAGATGAACTTTACTCAGAGGCCTTAGTCATTATCAATGATACGGCCAACACCGAACGTATTGATGACCAACGCTATCAAGGAGCAAAAATGGTGATTAAAGTGGACCACCATCCTAACCATGATAGTTATGGGGACATCAACTATGTCCTGCCAGAGGCTAGTGCGGCCAGTGAAATTTGGGCGGATATTCTTTTGAGTCATCCGGAGACTTTTACTATGACTGACCAGGGAGCGGAATATTTATTCTTGGGCATCGTAGGTGATACTGGGCGTTTCTTATACGACAACACCTCAGTAAAAACCATGGCCATTGCTACCGAATTACGTAAATACGATTTCCCAGCTAGCGAACGGATGCAGGCGTCCTTAACTGAAACTATGGGCCAAGCGCGTTTGAAAGGCTATGTCTTGGAAAACTTTAAACTTAGCGAAGATGGTTTGGTCAATGCGGTCTTCATCAGCCAAAAAGTCCTAAAAGACTTGGGCGTGACCGAGGCAGAATCCCATAATATTGTGCAAACACCGGGATCGGTCCAAGGGGTGCTGGCCTGGGTAATCTTTGTTGAAAAAGCTGATGGATCCATGCGTTGCCGCATTCGTAGTAAGGGCCCAGCTATCAATCAGATTGCCCAAGCCCATGAAGGGGGCGGCCATGCCAAGGCATCAGGTGCCAATGCCTATTCCAAGGAAGAGTGCCAAGCAATTGTGGCAGAATTGAATGAAGCTGCAAGAAATTATTTAAAAGAGAAGGGCAATGAGGAATAG